A part of Carassius auratus strain Wakin unplaced genomic scaffold, ASM336829v1 scaf_tig00045882, whole genome shotgun sequence genomic DNA contains:
- the LOC113088245 gene encoding cysteine-rich protein 2-like: FLEQKVPGTIVPGNFSGNAALCYSFYFYSLSYLPAEKVSSLGKDWHKFCLKCERCSKTLTAGGHAEHDGKPYCHKPCYAALFGPKGVNIGGAGSYVYEAPVNSSPPASNVDSAPKPQEKRVQAFSRPPSKAGSITTFSGEANLCPRCNKKVYFAEKVTSLGKDWHRPCLRCERCSKTLAAGSHAEHNGQPYCHKPCYAVLFGPKGVNTGGVGSYIYDKEPNTEALP, from the exons TTCCTGGAgcaaaaagttcctggtacaattgttccgggtaatttcagtggaaacgcggcattatgttatagtttttatttttattctctctcttaTCTCCCAGCTGAGAAAGTGTCATCACTGGGGAAGGATTGGCACAAGTTCTGTCTGAAGTGTGAGCGCTGCAGTAAGACCCTCACAGCGGGTGGCCATGCTGAG CATGATGGGAAACCGTATTGCCACAAGCCATGCTATGCTGCCCTCTTTGGGccaaaag GCGTGAACATTGGGGGTGCAGGCTCATATGTGTATGAGGCTCCTGTCAACTCCTCCCCACCTGCATCCAACGTGGACTCTGCACCAAAACCTCAGGAGAAACGGGTCCAAGCTTTTTCAAGGCCGCCATCTAAAG CTGGAAGCATCACAACCTTCTCTGGGGAAGCCAACTTGTGTCCCAGATGCAACAAGAAGGTCTATTTTG ctgagaaggtgACATCACTGGGGAAGGACTGGCATCGTCCATGCCTGCGTTGTGAGAGATGTAGTAAGACCCTGGCAGCAGGCAGCCATGCAGAG CACAATGGTCAGCCCTACTGCCATAAACCATGTTATGCAGTCCTCTTCGGCCCAAAAG GTGTAAACACTGGGGGTGTTGGCAGCTACATTTATGACAAGGAGCCCAACACAGAGGCTCTGCCTTGA